The following proteins are encoded in a genomic region of Nicotiana sylvestris chromosome 4, ASM39365v2, whole genome shotgun sequence:
- the LOC138890340 gene encoding putative nucleobase-ascorbate transporter 10, with protein sequence MSSGGGESGAKKAEELHAHPVMEQLKNVQYCVNSPPPLSEGLFLGFQHYILSLGNIVLIPSILVPQMGGGNDEKAKVVQTMLFISGVNTLLQSLFGTRLPLVIGGSYAYLIPITSIIQANRSSVLQDPELSFMHTMRGIQGALIVTSGFQIIMGFLGLWRNLVRLLSPLSVTPLVTLTGLGLYHLGFPLIAECIEVGIPQLIFMVVITQASNAIHF encoded by the exons ATGTCTAGTGGAGGTGGTGAGAGTGGAGCTAAAAAAGCAGAGGAATTACATGCTCATCCAGTTATGGAGCAACTTAAGAATGTACAATACTGTGTTAACAGCCCACCACCTTTGT CAGAAGGATTATTCTTGGGGTTTCAACATTACATATTGAGTCTTGGTAATATTGTCTTAATTCCAAGCATCCTAGTTCCTCAAATGGGAGGTGGCAAT GATGAGAAGGCAAAAGTAGTACAGACAATGCTGTTCATTTCAGGAGTGAATACATTACTACAATCCTTATTTGGGACCAGATTGCCATTGGTAATAGGTGGTTCATATGCATACTTGATACCAATTACCTCAATTATCCAGGCTAATAGGTCCTCAGTTCTTCAGGATCCTGAGCTG AGTTTTATGCATACAATGAGAGGCATACAGGGAGCTCTTATTGTTACTTCTGGTTTCCAAATTATAATGGGCTTCCTTGGCCTGTGGAGAAATCTTGTAAG GCTACTTAGCCCTCTATCTGTGACACCACTTGTTACTTTGACTGGACTAGGGCTCTACCATCTCGGTTTCCCATTG ATTGCAGAATGTATCGAAGTTGGGATACCACAGTTGATTTTCATGGTTGTCATCACACAGGCAAGTAATGCCATTCACTTT
- the LOC138890341 gene encoding uncharacterized protein, with protein sequence MATESQPSDLLSSSTRATGVSIVAGSVVSSVVDSAHPYYLHPSDYPGMSFVSSMFDGRGYGGWRRAVVIAQSTKNNLGFIDGTLVVPAADSGLQRVWARCNDMVLSWLLNSLSKEIAESVLYSQSAKDLWADLEDRFGQINGAKLFQLQKELSDVVQENSSVTTYFTKMKSLWDELDALNTFSACVCDCDCGAKIKNHKAHQDERLLQFLMGLNKCFIGVISNIMLSSSLPTIGEAYSLVIQDKKQREIHATPAYLGDFASFIVANQPGWGKRHNEQRDQKGMNHYKRVSTICGYCKRPGHTIGKCYRIHGFPTHFKFTRQNKFQGPIQANNALNAVDENEQAISVSETKSRTQENVVQLLQLL encoded by the coding sequence ATGGCGACTGAAAGTCAGCCCAGCGATTTGTTGAGTTCATCTACTCGTGCTACTGGAGTTTCTATTGTTGCAGGATCTGTTGTTTCTAGTGTTGTTGATTCAGCACATCCTTATTACCTCCATCCTTCAGATTATCCTGGTATGAGCTTTGTTTCTTCTATGTTTGATGGCAGAGGTTATGGAGGATGGAGAAGAGCAGTAGTGATAGCTCAGTCTACTAAGAACAATCTAGGGTTCATTGATGGAACCCTAGTTGTTCCTGCTGCTGATTCAGGTCTTCAAAGAGTGTGGGCGCGTTGCAATGATATGGTTCTTTCTTGGCTTCTCAACTCACTCTCCAAAGAAATAGCAGAAAGTGTGTTGTATTCACAAAGTGCTAAAGACCTTTGGGCTGACCTAGAAGATAGATTTGGTCAGATAAATGGAGCTAAACTCTTTCAACTGCAAAAGGAGCTAAGTGATGTGGTGCAAGAAAATTCTAGTGTTACAACTTATTTTACTAAGATGAAGAGCTTATGGGATGAGCTTGATGCTCTTAACACTTTTTCAGCTTGTGTGTGTGATTGTGATTGTGGAGCTAAAATAAAGAACCATAAAGCTCATCAAGATGAAAGGTTGTTACAATTTCTAATGGGTTTAAATAAGTGCTTCATAGGAGTAATAAGTAACATTATGTTATCTTCTTCTCTGCCCACTATTGGAGAAGCATACTCCTTAGTGATCCAAGATAAAAAGCAGAGGGAGATTCATGCAACTCCTGCTTATCTAGGAGACTTTGCTTCTTTTATTGTTGCTAATCAGCCAGGATGGGGGAAGAGACACAATGAGCAGAGAGATCAAAAGGGTATGAATCATTATAAAAGGGTTTCAACCATTTGTGGCTACTGTAAAAGGCCAGGACATACTATTGGCAAGTGTTATAGGATCCATGGTTTTCCAACACACTTTAAGTTTACAAGACAGAATAAGTTCCAAGGTCCAATACAAGCCAACAATGCTCTTAATGCAGTTGATGAAAATGAACAGGCAATCAGTGTTTCAGAGACAAAATCACGCACCCAAGAGAATGTAGTTCAACTACTCCAGCTCCTTTAG
- the LOC138890342 gene encoding uncharacterized protein has protein sequence MERYKERIGLAQAVVNVSNKIWAFIDEIFEVTILYNMTQQLTLRLTHTETHVELILTLVYAKCDRIERIELWDSLYAMTSDMTLPWLVGGDFSVIWDEEEKFGGLPVSLIEVDDFRHCINTCNLTNLGFKGSIFTWWNGRSEEVCIFKRLDRCFGNHELQQTFPGLEVTHLSKIGSDHCPMLLKCDIETPPIKKSFRFLNFWTKHETFIDLVKENWNADFSANPFCIFNYKLKKLKKALSTWSRATYGDIFQKIASLEEVVLVHERQFEVNPTQMIRQRLQQVQAEMIKYLALEEEFWRQKAGMLWFKDGDRNTKFFHAQVNGRRKRLKLSRIQNSLGNWIEEDHLIAEEALKFYKDQFTESAVPNDFDILNHVPSMVDSDHHERLMALPSNEEVKRAVMGLNGDSAGGPDGFIGAFYQTCWEIIEEDVVQMVKAFFCS, from the coding sequence ATGGAGAGGTATAAAGAAAGAATTGGTTTGGCACAGGCTGTGGTGAATGTATCAAACAAGATTTGGGCTTTTATTGATGAAATATTTGAGGTTACTATTCTGTATAACATGACTCAACAACTGACTTTGAGATTAACGCACACTGAAACACATGTTGAGCTCATCCTTACACTAGTTTATGCCAAATGTGATCGCATTGAAAGAATTGAACTATGGGATTCTTTGTATGCAATGACATCAGATATGACACTACCATGGCTAGTTGGAGGCGACTTTAGTGTGATATGGGATGAGGAAGAGAAATTTGGAGGCTTACCAGTTTCTCTCATTGAAGTAGATGACTTTAGGCATTGCATCAATACCTGCAACTTGACAAATTTGGGATTTAAAGGAagcatatttacatggtggaatggaagATCAGAGGAAGTCTGCATTTTTAAAAGATTGGACagatgttttggcaatcatgaaTTGCAACAGACCTTTCCTGGATTGGAGGTAACTCACCTGTCCAAAATTGGGTCTGATCATTGCCCAATGCTGCTGAAATGTGATATAGAAACTCCTCCAATTAAGAAGTCATTCAGATTTCTTAACTTCTGGACTAAGCATGAAACCTTCATAGATTTAGTAAAGGAGAATTGGAATGCTGATTTTAGTGCTAACCCTTTCTGCATTTTTAACTACAAGTTAAAGAAGCTTAAGAAAGCACTATCTACCTGGAGCAGAGCTACATATGGGGATATATTCCAGAAGATTGCAAGCCTTGAGGAGGTGGTCTTGGTTCATGAAAGACAATTTGAAGTCAATCCTACACAGATGATTAGACAAAGATTACAACAGGTCCAAGCTGAAATGATTAAATATCTTGCATTAGAAGAAGAATTCTGGAGACAAAAAGCTGGCATGTTATGGTTCAAAGATGGTGATAGAAACACTAAATTCTTCCATGCTCAAGTTAATGGGAGAAGGAAGAGACTGAAATTATCAAGGATCCAGAATAGCCTTGGTAACTGGATTGAAGAAGATCACTTAATAGCAGAAGAAGCACTAAAGTTCTACAAGGATCAATTTACTGAGAGCGCAGTCCCAAATGATTTCGATATTCTAAATCATGTACCTTCAATGGTAGATAGTGATCATCATGAAAGATTGATGGCCTTGCCTTCCAATGAAGAAGTGAAGAGAGCAGTTATGGGGTTGAATGGAGACTCAGCTGGTGGACCGGATGGTTTCATTGGAGCCTTTTACCAAACATGCTGGGAAATTATTGAAGAAGATGTTGTCCAAATGGTCAAGGCTTTCTTTTGCAGTTAG